The sequence CAGTTGGATTATTTACAGGATCTCCCAATGTACAAATCCCTTTGCTAGAATTCAAAACAAAAAATATTAATATCCCCTTCAGTCTTTCGTACAGTTCTAATGGAATTAAAGTTGATGATGTAAATTCTAAAGTAGGACTAGGTTGGAACTTAATTGGTGGAGGTGTAATAACTAGGATGATAAGAGATTTACCTGACGAGGAAAGCATGATGGATGATTATCCACTAAAACATTTAGACCTTGTAAATATAAGTCCTAACAATGAAATACTTAATACCTATTTCAATATTCATGGGGAGAATGAAGGGTATGATACTGAATCTGATTTATTTAACTTTAGTTTCTTGAATTTTTCTGGTAAATTTTATTTTGATAAAAACAATAATATAATTCAAATAGAAAAAAGTAATTTAAAAATTGAAATTAATGACAACAATGGGATTAATCCATTTAGCTTCAAAATTACTGACGGCAATGGCGTTCAATATTTTTTTCATTTAACAGAAAGAACAATGTTAAGAACATCAGGAGATGGACACTCTATACCTAACACAAACACTACAGCTTGGCTGTTAACAAATATTACATATCCAGACAATAACGTTATACATTTTGAATATGATAATTATAATGAGTATTATATTACATCCGAGAGTCAACAAGTATCTAGGTCTTTCCCATATTTTCAATCATGTACTGGTATACAAGGACTTTACGCGAAATCTGCTACATTAAGCCCAATATATTCTCATAATTATAGGGCTATTGGGTATAGATTAAGAAAAATAAAAACAGATAACCCAATAGAAGGTTATTTGTTATTCGATTACGATAACAGCATGAGTCTTAATTCTCCAGACCCAAAGACAGTTTTAGACAAGATTACATATTTTAACAAGAACAATGAAACAATCAATTTTGTTAAATTAAATTATTTTTCAACTTTAAATGATAGAATTTTTTTAGAAAGCATTCATTTTTTAGATTCTTCAAAAAAATATTCATTTGAATATATTCAACCCAATAATTTCCCAAAGAGATTAGATAAAGGACAAGATGAATGGGGTTACTTCAATGGAGCAAACAACTCCAATCTAATTCCTGAAGTTAACGGGTATGGTTTCGAAAATATTAATTTCAATTTCGCAAATAAGATTATAAACCCATCTGTTTCAAAATTAGGATTATTAAATAAAATTATCTATCCAACAAAAGGTTATACATTGATAAACTATGAACCAAACAATTATTTTGGGGATGTAAAACAATTACCAACCCAACAGAACACAAGTATTTCTGTTTCTACAGACCAAAGCATACGTTTAAAAACAACTGAGCATACTTTTTTTTCTCATTTTGGACATGAAGTAGAAATGAAAGGTGATTCTTATTTTTATAATTGTGATAGTGATTTCGACACAGGTCGTAATCACCATAAAAGCGTACTTAGTGTATTTTGTGTTGAAGACGCACAAGAAATGGGATTATATAGTTATGATCAATACGGTAATGGTTTTGTTTTTGGGGTTTCAGCCGAAATAAAAGACCTTAAAAAGGTATATTTTTTTGCAGAAAAGGACAAGACTTACCAAATAAGACTTAAAAACAGTTATAACTGTACTTACGGTTATTTAAATATAAAATATTATAATCAAAATTATACAATATCAAGACAGAACATATTAGCCGCTGGAAATAGAGTAGAATCAACAACTGACTATACACATGCAAATGACTTAAATCCAATACTTAAACAATACAAGTATAACTACCCAAATGATATTAATAGATCTTCAGGAGACATAGGTCAAACCCCTTATTATTTTGATATTAGAAAATTCAAAGATGGAAATTGTTTTAAAAAAGATATAGTAATAACATCAAGTAGTCTTTCTAATTTATATGACACTAGTGGAAGCCATATATATTATAAATATGTAAATATTTCTGAAGGCAACAATTATACGAATGGTTACATTGAAAATGAATTTATAATTAATAGGGATTATAGAGAACATATTTATAGAGGATCTGATGAATTTAGAAATGTTCCTTTTTCAAATTTTGGCTGGGATAATGGAAAACTAAAAAGCACTAAAATTTACGCTAAAGAAGGCACTCAAATAATTTTAAAAAAAGAAACGATAAATACCTATTCAAAAACCTTAGAAACACCTATAGCAATAAACTTTGCAATAAGAAACCCTTATCCTGGTGTTTTTGCAATTCAAAACCAAGATGTTTGTAGATGTAATATAAATAATGTTTCCGAATCATATTCTATAAAACATTGTACAACTTTACATATTCATAAAAAAGATGCAAATGGTAACTGTATCGCTAATAATGCGACAAACACAACTTCTATAATTGAACATCCTTGCTTTGGTGAAAACATTGGAGAACTTATAAGTATTCCTTCTATTTTCCACTTAGACATTATGCCATACAAGTACTTTTCCTATTCCTCTCAACTTACAAACACATTAGATAAAGAATATTTTAGTTCAGGTGGATCTATTAGTCACTTTACTAACTTTTTTTATGACAATAATGACCATCTCCAATTAACAAAAAAAACCACAACAAATTCAAATGGAGAAACAATAAAAACAAAGTATTCCTATGCACACGAAATGGGCAACCAAGCCATGATTGATAAAAACATGATTGCTATTCCATTAAAAACCGAATCCTTTAAAGACACAGAAAAACTTGCTGAACAAGAAACCGTATATAATGACTGGGGTAATGGCATTTTAGCTCCTAAAGAAGTTAAAACGGCCAAAGGAAGTGCAACGGTAGAAACAAGAGTGAAATATAATGTACTAGATAATACAAATGGTAACCCACTAGAAGTGCAACAAGAAGGCGGACACCCTATTTGCTACATTTGGGGCTATAACAAAACCCTGCCTATTGCTAAAATAGAAAACGCAACCTACGCACAAGTGCAAAGTTATGTAGCCAATTTGCAAACACTTTCTAATGGTACCAATGAAGGCAATTTAATTACTGCATTAGATGCTTTACGAGCTGCTTTACCCAATGCAATGGTTACTACCTACACACACAAACCGCTAATTGGTCTAAGCACTGTAACCGATCCTAAAGGAGATAAAATTACCTATCATTATGATAACTTTAATCGTTTACAATTTGTAAAAGATAAAAACGAAAATATTTTAAGTGAGAACGAATATCATTATAAAAATTAATCCAACCCTTCCCCTCCTTTGGAGGGGTGTCCGAAGGACGGAGTGGTTAAAAACATGATAGAAAAATAAAACACACACAACGTTCAATTCCCCTCCCATGGAGGGGTGCCTGAAAGGCGGGGTGGTTAAAAATAGAATACAATAAAAAACAGAAAAGCATCCGAAAGACGAGGTGGTTAAAAAGATACAAGCCATGCAAACAAAAATAACAGCCAAAATAAATGACAAATCCATTAAAGAAAATGTTCTAAAACTTCCTTATAATCCTGAATTAAAAAACAGAGCAAAGTCCCTTAGAAAAGGATATAATTTTGCCGAAGTTGTATTTTGGAAACAAGTTAGAAACAAAAGTTTTTGGGGAATTGATTTTGATAGACAAAAAATTACAGGAAACTATATCGTTGACTTTTATATAAAAAAGCTAGGACTTGTTATTGAAATAGATGGTGAAAGCCACAATAATAAAGAAACCTATGATTTAAAAAGAGAAAACTATATGCTATCTCAAGGTGTACTTATTTTTAAAACCACAAATTTTAGAATACTACACGATTTAGACAACGTTATGAAAGAATTAGAACATTTTATTATTGAAAAATACGGGTGTAATTAAATAAACCACCCCGCCCGATGGGCACCCCTCCAAAGGAGGGGAATAAAAACATAGTAGAACAGCAAAACGCAAAAATAAAAACACACAGCGTTCAATTCCCCTCTCTCAGAGGGGTGCCTGAAAGGCGGGGTGTTTAAAAAAACAATAAAACAGCAAAACGCAAAAATAAAAACACACAGCGTTCAATTCCCTTCTCTTAGAGGGGTGCCTGAAAGGCGGGGTGTTTAAAAACACAATAGAACAGCAAAACGCAAAAATAAAAACACACAGCGTTCAATTCCCCTCTCTTAGAGGGGTGCCTGAAAGGCGGGGTGTTTAATAAATGAGATAAATTATTATTTATGAAAAAAATAGTATACATACTAACCCTTATCCCAATTCTTGCTTTAAGCCAAAGTCAAGATCAAAACTGGGTGAAAAGCAAAACTTACAAGCAAGCCACTACATCGGCTATAACCAGTCCCGATGTAAGCGTTGCTAACGTACAAGTGAGTTACTTTGACGGACTTGGAAGACCCATTCAACAAATTGCACACCAACAATCCAACACAGGGAAAGACATAGTTACCCACATAGCCTATGATAACTTTGGAAGACAAATTGAAGAATATTTACCCTTTCCAAATAAAACCCCTAGTTTAAACTATACCGATGGGGCAACAACCCTTACCGAATTAAGTACTTTTTATAGTTCCTACAACGGTGGAACAACCAATCCTTTTAGTAAAAAAGAACTAGAACCTTCTCCTTTAGGACGTGTCTTCAAGCAAGCAGCTCCTGGAGACGCTTGGGCAATGGGAAGCGGTAAAGAAATTAAATTCGATTACCAAACCAATACAACAAACGACCAAGTTAGGCTTTTTTACGCTACAGCTACCTGGAATGCAACATTAGGATTATTTAACACATCTATTCATGATAACGGTTATTATCAAGTTGATGAGTTATATAAGACCATTACTAAAGATGAAAATTGGACATCAGGTAAAAATAACACTACCGAAGAGTACAAAAACAAAGAAGGTCAAGTGGTACTAAAACGCGCTTATAATAACGGAGATCCCCATGAAACCTACTACATCTACGACCAATTTGGTAATTTAACATATGTTGCTCCACCACTATCAGAACCAAGTCAATCCATCACTTGGTCCGATATAGATGGCTTATATTACCAATACAAATACGATTATCGTAACCGTTTAGTAGAAAAAAAATTACCCGGAAAACAATGGGAGTTTATTATCTATGACAAACTAGACCGACCTGTAGCTACAGGACCCGCTTTCACACCCTATGGAGGAGCAACTATTGGCTGGATGGTTACCGAATATGACACCTTTGGAAGAGTAACACAAACCGGTTGGAAACAAATGCCCGTTTCACAAAACTACAGAAAAAGCAATCAAAATAGCATTACTGCGGGAGTAAATACTTTTGCTTTAAATGCCAATGACATATTAACCAAAAACTACTATGACAATTATGATTTCTTAACAGTACCACTTCCAACACAAATTGAAGGACAAAACACGGTTGCAACAGCGAGTAAGTTAAAAGGACTACCAACAGGTTCTTGGGTAAAAGTGTTAGATGTAAACAATCCAAACGCTTCCGAAGTATCATATACTGTTTACGACGATCGTTACAGACCCATACGCAGTCATACCGACAACTATTTAGGTGGTTTTACCGAAGTAGATAGCAAACTCGATTGGGCTGGAAAAACAGAATATACCATTACTAAGCATAAATATGACACCAACGGTTCAACAACAACAATTACCGATCGTTTCTCCTACTCTGCTCAAGACCGTTTAACGCTACACAAACAGCAAATTAACAGTCTGCCAGAGCAATTAATTAGCAAAAACACCTACGACGAACTAGGACAGTTGATTAGCAAAAACGTAGGCGGTGAAGATGTTAACGCAACTGCTAATGGACTACAAAAAGTAGATTACACTTACAACATTAGAGGATGGCTGAAAGCCATTAATGATGTAGACAATATAGGCACCGATTTATTTGCTTTTAAAATTAGCTATGAAAACCCAACCGATGTTACAAAAGCCTTGTTCAACGGAAACATAGCCGAGACCTACTGGAAAACCAGTAGCGATGATAAACTAAGAAAATACGAATATACCTATGATGGTTTAAATCGATTGTTAGACGCAAACTATTCTAAAGTAGGAGTAGTAACAGCACTAAACGATTATAAAGAAACTTTAACTTACGATAAAAATGGAAACATTAAAACATTAAACCGATTTGGAACTGTAAATGACCCTGGATATAGTCCAAATATCGATAACTTAGTATACACTTACGATACCAATATTAAAAACCAATTGGTAAAAGTAGACGACAGTTCCAATTCGCCACAAGGCTTTAAAGACGGAACCAATACCGACAATGACTTTTTCTATGATGCCAATGGAAACATGACCAAAGACAACAACAAAGGCATTGGAAGTATTACGTATAATCACTTGAATTTACCTGCGATAATAGATTTTGGAAGTAAAGGAAAAATTGAATATATTTACAATGCAATAGGAACAAAACTAGAAAAAAGAGTGACATCAACACCAGAAGCTACATGGACAAATCCTTTTCCTACACCTGTAACCAATAAGACTACTTATTTGGCTGGCTTCCAGTACAAAGACAACCAATTAGAGTTTTTCCCACACGCAGAAGGTTATGTAAAATACCAATATAGCGAAAACAGCTATAGTTATGTATTCAACTATACAGACCACTTAGGAAACATTAGGGTGAGCTATTCGGACATTGACAAAAATGGAATTTTAGGTAATGAAAGAAATATTGGAAATTGCAGGATAGAAACCGACAGAAAAGGCAATCCATCTACTGTTTGCGATATTTATATTACAAGTGCGATTCTAGAAGAAAGTCATTACTACCCATTTGGACTGAAACATGAAGGGTATAATTCTAATAATCAACAACCTAATTATAACTATAAATACAACGGACAGGAGTGGCAAAGTGAATTAGGGCTTAATGTTACCGCTATGGATTATCGTCAATATGATCCTGCTATTGGTAGGTTTAATTCAATAGACAAACTTAGTGAATTCACACATTCAATAACTCCCTATCGTTTTGCTCTAAACAACCCTCTTTATTTTAATGACCCTTCTGGCTTAAGCGAGTTTATAGAAAACAACAAAATTTCAGATTACTACCGTGACAATAGAGGTAATGTTATTTTTGATCCAAATGTAAACAAAAACACTATCCTACCTAATGATTATGAATACATTGGACCTACATATACAGACCCTAATAATGGTGTAGTCTGGGATAATAATGGAGACCCTACTTATCCACTTAATGAAGTTGTTGTGACAGGGAAATCAAAAGCAAGTTCAGGTGCAGATTATCATCAAATATCATTGATGTTCAGAAGTCTTTCTGGAAAATCTAAAATCATTCAAAAACCACTAGAGGCTGCTTATTTAAGCGGAACAAGATATGCTTCTCAATTATATTCAGGCCATACTTCAAATGTTGTTTTTGAAAAGGTAATTTTAAGCAAAAAAATTTATGTTCCTTTAGGAAATTATAATACAGCAACTATAGGTAAATTATCCAAAACTCTCAAAATAACAGGAAGAACCTTAGGAGCTGTTGGAGTCGGTTTAGCTGTTTATGACATTGCAAATAATGGATTAAATATATCAAATGGATTAGATACAACAATGGCAGTTTTAGCTCTTTCTCCAACTGGAGTTGGACAAGCTATTGCAGGAGTTTATTTTATATCTAATTTTGTTTTGGCTGTAACATTTGACACAAGCATAGGAGAAATCATTGAAAAACAAATAGATGGAAAATAGAAAAATATACTTCATAGATGTGGTTTACTACAACTGTTATTCTTTTTATAGGAGATATGAAAAAGACTTAAATGAATTTTCAGGTCAAGCTTTAACAGTAGCATGTTTATCTTTAAATGGCATTGCGGCTTTGATTTCAATACAATATTTTTTCAATTTATTGCTTTTTGAAAATAAATGGTATACTTTATTTATCTCATTACCTATTTTACTTTTTATAGTTATTAGATATAACAAACACATAAACATAGTCGAGATTGAAGATGCTTTGCGTAGTAAAGAACAATACAAAATTAAAAGATTAAACTTTATTGCAGGTATTTATATTATAATTTCATTGTTCGGTTCAATTATTTTAGCAATTATTTTAGGAGAATTAAACAACCCACCACCTTTTTGGGAAACATGGAATTAACCCAGCTCGGCTAAGTGTTCTCATGAAACCGTGATGCTCTACGATGGTCACACCAGCTGCGCAAAGTGTCCTCACTTTGAGCTATAAATAAAAAAGCAAAAAGCACTCTTGTAAAAAAGGGTGCTTTTGTTGTTTTATAGAAAAAGATTATTAAAAACAGTAGTAAAAAAACATATTACATCTTTACATTTTTAAGACTACGGTTTGCCGTAAGGAAATACAAAACATATTCAAGTAATTTGTTTTTAAGAATAAGAAAGCGTTGTTAAAGCAGAAGCTAGTTAGTAAAGCAATCTTAAACTTAGAAATAATATTTAATAATTAATCAAAAACCAGCTCTTCGAGGTGTTCTTATGAAACCGTGATGCTCTACGATGGTCTCCCCAGCTCTTCGAGGAGTTCTAATGAAAACGAATAGCTCTACGATGGTCTCCTGACCTCGTAGCAAATAATAAAAAAGCAAAAACCACTCTGTAAAAAGGAGTGGTTTTGCTGTTTTATATATTCATTGCATTACTCAAAGCTTCTTTAAGTCTTTTATTTGCAATAGCAGTATCTATCATAGTGCAAATAGAACTTTTTTGTATTTCATCTAATTCATCTAATAATTTTGCTCTTTGTAAAGTAGGCTCATCAATAGAATGAATTTCTTTATTATTCTTTTTAGCTTCAAAAAATTGCACAACTTCAATTTCTAAAACATCTGCAATTCTTTGTAGAATATTCATTGTTGGATCACTCTTTCCTGTTTCTATGCGATTATATTGCACTCTATTCATTGAAAGCTTATCTGCAACATCTTGTTGAGAAAACCCTTTTTCTTTTCTAATCTTCTTTATTTGTTCTGCAATATCCATAATCTTTCTTTTTGACACTACAAAGTTACAAAATAGCAACAATTAAGCAATATGTAAAAAAATAAGAAATAAATATGTAACAATATAATTACTTTTTATATTTTTGCTGTGTAAAAAAAATGTAACATATTTTTTAATAAAATTTCACACATGAAAACAAAACAACTCAAAGTCTATAGCAAATACAGCCCGAGAGCCTATAGAAAAAGCAAACACGTAGCCGAAATACGTTTAAACGGAATATGGTTAGAAGAACTAGGATTTATAGCAAATACCACCATGATAGTACGCTATGAAAACGAAAAAATTATCCTAACACCACAAAAAGCATGAGCATAGAAGAAATAAAATCAAGGCTAACAATTGCGGAAGTACTACAACACTACAATCTAAATCCAAACAAAAACAACATGCTCCGTTGTCCGTTTCATGAGGATAAAACAGCGAGTTTACAAGTAAGTTTTACCCAAAATAAATACAAATGCCACGCTTGCGATAAAAAAGGCGATGTTATCCAATTTGTTCAAGACTATGAAAAGTTAACCAAACACGAAGCCATTTTAAAATGTGCCAGTTTAGCCAATGAGTCAATGAGCCAATTACAACCAATACCAACAACAACAGCAAAACATATAACTCACAACCTAGAACATATAACGTTCTTAGAAAAAATGTATTTAAGTTTTAGAAAAGCCATATTTAATAGTCCACCAGCTAAAGAATATTGCAGCAGCAGAAATTTAGACTTTGAAAAATTAGACATAGGTTTTAACTCTGGGCAGTTCCATCATGGAGCAAGAAAAGATGAAAAGCTAATTAATACTTGTTTAGAATACGGATTGTTAAGCAAAGGCGGTACAAACTCAAGAACAGGCGGACAAGCCTACAAACCTTTTGGAAATCGCTCAATTGTCTTTCCATTAAAAAACAAAGAAAATCAAATCGTTAGCTTTTATTTTAGATCGATTGTCACAACTTCCCCTCCTTTGGAGGGGTGCCTAAAAGGCGGGGTGGTTAGTAAACATTTTTATCTGAAGAACCGACAAGGTTTATATCCTAATTATCCCAACCCAGACACAAAGAAATTACTACTTACTGAAGCTATTATTGATACAGCTAGTTTATTACAAATCGATGCAATCGCAGCAAACTACTCACTATTAACCTGCTACGGAACTAACGGACTAAACGAAGAAATCCTAAACGCTTTAAAACCCTTAAAACAGTTAGAAGAAATCATTTTCTTTTTTGATGGCGATAAAGCAGGAAACGAAGCCGTTACCAAATACGCTGAAATACTGCGAGAGTTACACCCAAAAGCCAAAATAAGCCAAGTAGAAACACCACAAGAAGAAGACATCAATAGTTTATTACAAGGTCATGAAAGTGAAATACTAACACACTTAATCGAACAAAGAAAGGATGTCATTGCGACTACGAGAGAAACGAAGCAGGAAGCAATCTCTTCTTTTTCAATTGAAGACACGAGCCATTTTAATGGCGAACTGGCGAAGCAAACTATAAAAGTTGAACCAAAACAGGAAGTACAAAAAGCTACTCCAGAATCCAAAAAACAGATAACCAATAACGGACAACCGATAACCTTTCTACAACAAGAAAACCTACTACAAGAATTGAACAAACTGATAGAACAAAGCGGAATAGTTGGAGAAGAAAACAGCAGACTATTACTATTTATTATTGCCAGTTCCTACAAAACAAAACAACCCTTACACGCAATCGTACAAGGTTCAAGCGGAAGCGGAAAAACACATTTAATCAGTAAAATAGCCGATATTATACCACAAGAAGACGTACTTCGATTTACAAGAATAACAGAAAGTTCTTTATACAATTGGGGCGAATATGAACTGGTAAACAAACTCTTAATTATAGAAGATTTAGACGGACTAAAAGAAGAAGCCATGTTTGCCATGCGAGAGTTAATCAGTAATCAAAGGTTATCCAGTTCGGTAAGTATCAAAGACAAAAAAGGCAATATCAAATCGACAAAAAAAGAAGTAAAAGGCGTGTTTAGTAGTTTATCAGCCACCACAAAGGGAGAAATTTACGAAGACAATATGAGTAGAAGTTTTTTATTAGCAATCGATGAAAGCACAGCACAAAGCAGAAGAATTATTGACTATCAAAACAAAAAATATGCTGGAGAAATTGAACCAAAAGACCAGGAGAAAGCACGCAATAAACTACAACAAATAGTTAGAGCATTACAAAATTATGACGTCATAAACCCTTATGCAACTAAGCTAGAACTACCACAAGAAGTACACAAAATAAGACGATTAAACGAAATGTTCCAAAGCATTGTGAGGCAAATCACCCTTTTAAATCAGAGAGATAGAGCACTTAAAAACGATAAATTAATCACACAAATCGAAGATTTACAACAAGCTACAGAAGTCCTTTTTGAAAGCATCATTTTAAAAGTAGATGAACTCGACGGCTCTTTAAGACAGTTCTTTGAAAAACTAAAAA is a genomic window of Flavobacterium jumunjinense containing:
- a CDS encoding endonuclease domain-containing protein, coding for MQTKITAKINDKSIKENVLKLPYNPELKNRAKSLRKGYNFAEVVFWKQVRNKSFWGIDFDRQKITGNYIVDFYIKKLGLVIEIDGESHNNKETYDLKRENYMLSQGVLIFKTTNFRILHDLDNVMKELEHFIIEKYGCN
- a CDS encoding DUF6443 domain-containing protein; translation: MKKIVYILTLIPILALSQSQDQNWVKSKTYKQATTSAITSPDVSVANVQVSYFDGLGRPIQQIAHQQSNTGKDIVTHIAYDNFGRQIEEYLPFPNKTPSLNYTDGATTLTELSTFYSSYNGGTTNPFSKKELEPSPLGRVFKQAAPGDAWAMGSGKEIKFDYQTNTTNDQVRLFYATATWNATLGLFNTSIHDNGYYQVDELYKTITKDENWTSGKNNTTEEYKNKEGQVVLKRAYNNGDPHETYYIYDQFGNLTYVAPPLSEPSQSITWSDIDGLYYQYKYDYRNRLVEKKLPGKQWEFIIYDKLDRPVATGPAFTPYGGATIGWMVTEYDTFGRVTQTGWKQMPVSQNYRKSNQNSITAGVNTFALNANDILTKNYYDNYDFLTVPLPTQIEGQNTVATASKLKGLPTGSWVKVLDVNNPNASEVSYTVYDDRYRPIRSHTDNYLGGFTEVDSKLDWAGKTEYTITKHKYDTNGSTTTITDRFSYSAQDRLTLHKQQINSLPEQLISKNTYDELGQLISKNVGGEDVNATANGLQKVDYTYNIRGWLKAINDVDNIGTDLFAFKISYENPTDVTKALFNGNIAETYWKTSSDDKLRKYEYTYDGLNRLLDANYSKVGVVTALNDYKETLTYDKNGNIKTLNRFGTVNDPGYSPNIDNLVYTYDTNIKNQLVKVDDSSNSPQGFKDGTNTDNDFFYDANGNMTKDNNKGIGSITYNHLNLPAIIDFGSKGKIEYIYNAIGTKLEKRVTSTPEATWTNPFPTPVTNKTTYLAGFQYKDNQLEFFPHAEGYVKYQYSENSYSYVFNYTDHLGNIRVSYSDIDKNGILGNERNIGNCRIETDRKGNPSTVCDIYITSAILEESHYYPFGLKHEGYNSNNQQPNYNYKYNGQEWQSELGLNVTAMDYRQYDPAIGRFNSIDKLSEFTHSITPYRFALNNPLYFNDPSGLSEFIENNKISDYYRDNRGNVIFDPNVNKNTILPNDYEYIGPTYTDPNNGVVWDNNGDPTYPLNEVVVTGKSKASSGADYHQISLMFRSLSGKSKIIQKPLEAAYLSGTRYASQLYSGHTSNVVFEKVILSKKIYVPLGNYNTATIGKLSKTLKITGRTLGAVGVGLAVYDIANNGLNISNGLDTTMAVLALSPTGVGQAIAGVYFISNFVLAVTFDTSIGEIIEKQIDGK
- a CDS encoding helix-turn-helix domain-containing protein, whose amino-acid sequence is MDIAEQIKKIRKEKGFSQQDVADKLSMNRVQYNRIETGKSDPTMNILQRIADVLEIEVVQFFEAKKNNKEIHSIDEPTLQRAKLLDELDEIQKSSICTMIDTAIANKRLKEALSNAMNI
- a CDS encoding SymE family type I addiction module toxin, with translation MKTKQLKVYSKYSPRAYRKSKHVAEIRLNGIWLEELGFIANTTMIVRYENEKIILTPQKA
- a CDS encoding CHC2 zinc finger domain-containing protein, producing the protein MSIEEIKSRLTIAEVLQHYNLNPNKNNMLRCPFHEDKTASLQVSFTQNKYKCHACDKKGDVIQFVQDYEKLTKHEAILKCASLANESMSQLQPIPTTTAKHITHNLEHITFLEKMYLSFRKAIFNSPPAKEYCSSRNLDFEKLDIGFNSGQFHHGARKDEKLINTCLEYGLLSKGGTNSRTGGQAYKPFGNRSIVFPLKNKENQIVSFYFRSIVTTSPPLEGCLKGGVVSKHFYLKNRQGLYPNYPNPDTKKLLLTEAIIDTASLLQIDAIAANYSLLTCYGTNGLNEEILNALKPLKQLEEIIFFFDGDKAGNEAVTKYAEILRELHPKAKISQVETPQEEDINSLLQGHESEILTHLIEQRKDVIATTRETKQEAISSFSIEDTSHFNGELAKQTIKVEPKQEVQKATPESKKQITNNGQPITFLQQENLLQELNKLIEQSGIVGEENSRLLLFIIASSYKTKQPLHAIVQGSSGSGKTHLISKIADIIPQEDVLRFTRITESSLYNWGEYELVNKLLIIEDLDGLKEEAMFAMRELISNQRLSSSVSIKDKKGNIKSTKKEVKGVFSSLSATTKGEIYEDNMSRSFLLAIDESTAQSRRIIDYQNKKYAGEIEPKDQEKARNKLQQIVRALQNYDVINPYATKLELPQEVHKIRRLNEMFQSIVRQITLLNQRDRALKNDKLITQIEDLQQATEVLFESIILKVDELDGSLRQFFEKLKKHLKTQEKDFTQREIRQAFNMSKSQCSRFIIQLVELEYLITMNKGNLRKICYKVDYWDDYQKLRIKIKEKLLLQIEKLRPNTTE